A genome region from Acidobacteriota bacterium includes the following:
- a CDS encoding outer membrane beta-barrel protein gives MCTMSRQGSSVSRVKRLKGSAVVLGSLVFLWMPGTSWASCPGCSGWSDGRVRVEIASFDPNTRTVGLEVGHDCDQGGEIYYSTASRSLTTINLAKQRFGWRGGRIDFEAQSSDQSSSDDNEIVVISLHSLCLGLQDHSADVELCLPNCEGETSHEEVATVSGEAPDLERFVIFFLNASYFKDRNSSGVNTDLGARFDLFWKGRFGVQVAALAAEDEIPFSDLASEATQDVLLGDLRGAFNFFRTCRIEAGAFLGVGYSDLEVDTKRYAKGWGATAGVGFKARMNDHFFAGADLLARYQHGKDESQINLESAVFVGIAF, from the coding sequence ATGTGCACAATGAGCCGGCAGGGCAGTTCGGTGAGTCGAGTGAAAAGGCTGAAGGGTTCGGCCGTGGTGTTGGGATCTTTGGTCTTTTTGTGGATGCCCGGTACCAGTTGGGCTAGTTGTCCAGGATGCTCGGGCTGGTCGGACGGCCGAGTTCGTGTGGAGATCGCATCGTTCGATCCGAACACAAGAACCGTCGGACTTGAAGTTGGGCATGATTGCGACCAGGGAGGAGAGATCTACTATTCGACCGCGAGCCGCTCTCTGACGACGATCAATTTGGCCAAACAAAGGTTTGGCTGGCGGGGTGGACGGATCGATTTCGAGGCCCAGTCGTCGGATCAATCTTCTTCGGACGATAATGAGATCGTTGTCATTTCCCTTCATTCGTTATGCCTAGGCTTGCAAGATCATTCGGCCGACGTAGAGCTGTGTCTCCCAAACTGCGAAGGAGAGACTTCCCATGAAGAGGTCGCAACCGTAAGCGGTGAGGCTCCTGACCTAGAGCGATTTGTAATATTTTTCTTAAACGCATCCTATTTCAAGGATCGGAACTCATCCGGTGTAAATACTGACCTCGGGGCGAGGTTTGATCTGTTCTGGAAGGGGCGCTTCGGTGTCCAGGTGGCAGCGTTGGCGGCGGAGGACGAAATACCTTTTTCGGATCTGGCTTCCGAGGCAACGCAAGATGTACTGCTTGGAGATCTTCGAGGCGCCTTTAATTTTTTTCGCACCTGTCGAATCGAGGCGGGTGCTTTTCTGGGTGTCGGCTATTCAGATCTTGAGGTTGACACCAAACGATACGCCAAAGGCTGGGGTGCAACCGCGGGGGTGGGTTTCAAGGCCCGGATGAATGATCACTTCTTTGCCGGGGCAGATCTCTTGGCCCGCTATCAGCACGGGAAAGATGAAAGCCAGATCAACTTGGAAAGTGCGGTCTTCGTGGGTATCGCATTCTGA